DNA sequence from the Devosia lacusdianchii genome:
GATATAGGGATCAAAACTCAGCGCCCCCATCTCCCCTTCCGGCGTCACCAGCGCATCATTGTCGTAAAGCGCCTGCAGCGCCGCCGACCGGAATTGCACCTCGTCCTCGGGGAAATCGTCGCTGAAATACGGTTCATAGAACGCCGTAAGCAAATCCTGCGGCGTTTCGAAAGCCTGGGCAGCAGCGAAACCCGTCAGGGCCAGGAACATGCCGGTGGCGAGGGCAGCAAGGCGCATGGGAAATCTCCAAGAACAGAACGAGGGCTGGCTATTCTTCCAGTCAGCATCCGGTATTGGTGGTGATACGCCAACCTCTCCACATCGTCACCACCCGACTTGTTCGGGTGGTTCAAATGCGCCCCTGGGCATGCTGGATTGCCCGGGCAATGACGATTGAGCGAAGAGTCGTCGTGCCCAGGGTCTAATTGAACCAGAACACGTAATTCAGCCAGTCGACACCGAACGCCTCATTGGCTTCCGCAAAGCTCTGCGCATCGGCGATGGGGCCGTCCTTGAGGTAAGGCAGTGCCCCCGCGCCAGTCAGGATCATGACGAGGTCGGTGCGGGTCGCGGTCTCGAAATATGCTTTGAGATCAAAGCCCTGCTTGAAGCGCCAATGCGGCACCAGCAACTCGCCATCGAGCACCTGATCGACGGTATCAAGCGTTGCCATCCAGGCATCCACGGTCTTCTGCGTTACCGGGGTATCGGGCACCAGCGAGGTCTGGCTGGGCGATGGCACCAATTCCCTGTTGTCGTCCGTCTCGGCCAGGATCAGCTCCCAGTTCTGGCGCGACAGTGCCGTGATCGACTTGAGGCGGTCGAGCACGCCGGCCAGCCGCTCGGCATCGGTTACCGGGAAGTTCAGCGTGTGGATCGCGGCGATGATATCGGCGATGCCGGTATCGCTCTCAGGATCCATGAACAGCATGCCGCCGCGCGAATAGTCCTGCATTGGCAGATCGGCCTTAGGGAAGACACGGTGCAGGTAGGCGTTGAAGAAGTCCGTGAAGTCATGGGCCAGAAGCAGATCGAACGGCGCCGCCGTGACCTGCGTATAGCCGGCAAACCAGATGGCGTCGGCGCGATCGAAGCCAATGGTGGTATCGACCACCGCCGGCTCTACATCCTTGGTCTTGCTCTTGCCGCCCGGCGGCGGAGCGTCCGGGACTTCGAATTCGTCGAACTCATCGAACTCGTCAAAATTATCGAACGACTCGATCACCGCGCCAAGCGTTTCGCCCGCATCGGCCTCGCCATTGCCGTTGAAATCGATCCGCACCTTGAGCGGATCGATGGTGATGACATAGTCGCCCTCTCCGCCGGAGAGCTCGAAAGCGGTTCGCGCCAGATCCAGATCAACCACAAAGTCCGAAAGCACGGTGCGCAACGCGTCGTATGTCAGCGGTTCCGGGTTGGGATTGGCCGGAATGGACTCGGCGCCCATGTTGAGGCCCAACAGCATGGCCGCGGCGGTGGTGCCGGGTGTGGTTGCGCCATAGCGGTAGAGATCCTGAGCCAAGCCCTCATAGGCCGTGACGAATTTCAGCAGACCGAGAGCGAAACACCCTTCCTGATCGGCCGCGTCGCAGGCGCTGCCAGCGACGGCGAGGCCCTGGGCCGCCTTGCCGGCATAGAGATGTTCGATGAGTGCATCGCCCGCTTCGCCCGCCTGTGCGGAGCCCGATAGCAGCGTTGCCGTTATCACCAGTCCGGCCAGTCTCTTCATGTACTCTCCCTGGGCGGATCGCCCAAATTCACTTGCCGACGCGCACAAACCACTCGTCTTCGCTGATGACCTCGACGCCAAGCGCCTCTGCCGTCTTCAGCTTGGACCCGGCGCCCGGGCCGGCAATGAGGATATCGGTCTTGGCCGATACCGAGCCGGCTACCTTAGCGCCCAGTCGTTCGGCCATAGCCTTGGCTTCCGATCGCGACATTTTTTCGAGCGAGCCGGTGAACACCACCGTCTTGCCCGCCACCACGCTATCAGCCGAGACCACCACCACATAGGGCTTGGGATGTACCTGGTTCAGCAGCGCATCGAGCACGTCGTCATTGCGCTCATTGCCGAAGAAATCGACCAGCGCTTCGATCACCGTGCCGCCAATGCCGTCGACCGACGAGAAGACGCTATGCGGGTCTTCGGCGGCGGCGGTTTCCTTGCCGACCCGGATCAGCTCCTCCATGGTCGAGAAGGTCCGCGCCAGCACCGCCGCGGTGGTCTCGCCGATATGGCGGATGCCTAGCGCGAAGATGAACCGGTCAAGTTCGGGCTCCCGGCGTGCATCGATGGCCGCGAACAGCTTGTCGAGCCCTTCGTAGTTGCGGTCCTCGACGCTGCGCACATTCTTGCGCGTCTTGCCCGATGCAGCCTCGCGCAGCCGCGCCTGCTCTTCGCGCCGCTCGGCCAGCGCCTTGGTGACGGCAGGCCGGCGATCTTTCAGCGTGAAGATATCGGCGGCGGTCTTGACCAGGCCGGCATTGAAGAACAGGTCGATATTCTCGGCCCCCAGTCCCTCGATATCCATGGCGCCGCGCGACACGAAATGGCGCAGCCCCTCCACCGCCTGGGCCGGGCAGATCAGCTCGCCGGTGCAACGACGGCGCGAGTCTTCCTTGCCGGTCTTCTCGTTGAGCTCGCGGGTCGCCGGTGATCCGCAAACCGGGCAGGTATCGGGGAAAATATAGGCCACCGCGTCGGCCGGGCGCTTTTCCAACACCACGCGAACGATCTGCGGGATCACGTCCCCTGCCCGCTGGATGACCACGGTATCGCCGATGCGGATATCCACGCCTTCGCGGATCGGCAGGCCGTTGCTGTCAAAACCCTTGATATAGTCCTCGTTGTGCAGCGTCACATTCTCGACGACCACGCCACCCACCGTCACCGGCTCCAGCCGGGCCACCGGGGCCAGCGTACCAGTGCGGCCGACCTGGATGTCGATACGCTTCACCACAGTAGTGGCCTGCTCGGCCGGAAACTTGTGGGCCACGGCCC
Encoded proteins:
- a CDS encoding DUF3828 domain-containing protein encodes the protein MRLAALATGMFLALTGFAAAQAFETPQDLLTAFYEPYFSDDFPEDEVQFRSAALQALYDNDALVTPEGEMGALSFDPYIDGQDYEITDFEIGAPGIAGDYASADVTFKNFGEPRSLTYELVLENGGWKIDDVVSTNPDNPYRLSEIFAEAAALYN
- the ligA gene encoding NAD-dependent DNA ligase LigA, coding for MSKKTVDDLTEQEADIELARLAEAIAKADIAYHQKDAPEITDADYDAMRRRNEAIEEAFPNLVREDSPSLSVGAPPAEGFAKVRHAVPMLSLAKAYTDEDVVDFITRGKRFFERDKDLDIAFTAEPKIDGLSASLRYENGVFVQGATRGDGAVGEDITANLKTIADIPHKLKGSGWPQSIEIRGEVYMTYAEFQALKARSAAAGGQDYVNPRNTAAGSLRQKDASVTASRNLKFFAYAWGATTEDPAPTQFEAVQKFAEWGFKVSPLMVRAKSVDELIAQYRLIEEQRSSLGYDIDGVVYKVDQLELQRRWGFVTGEPRWAVAHKFPAEQATTVVKRIDIQVGRTGTLAPVARLEPVTVGGVVVENVTLHNEDYIKGFDSNGLPIREGVDIRIGDTVVIQRAGDVIPQIVRVVLEKRPADAVAYIFPDTCPVCGSPATRELNEKTGKEDSRRRCTGELICPAQAVEGLRHFVSRGAMDIEGLGAENIDLFFNAGLVKTAADIFTLKDRRPAVTKALAERREEQARLREAASGKTRKNVRSVEDRNYEGLDKLFAAIDARREPELDRFIFALGIRHIGETTAAVLARTFSTMEELIRVGKETAAAEDPHSVFSSVDGIGGTVIEALVDFFGNERNDDVLDALLNQVHPKPYVVVVSADSVVAGKTVVFTGSLEKMSRSEAKAMAERLGAKVAGSVSAKTDILIAGPGAGSKLKTAEALGVEVISEDEWFVRVGK